The Tenrec ecaudatus isolate mTenEca1 chromosome 7, mTenEca1.hap1, whole genome shotgun sequence genome window below encodes:
- the RNF146 gene encoding E3 ubiquitin-protein ligase RNF146 isoform X1 gives MWTWNRALYRMAGCGEIDHSINMLPTNRKPNESCSNTTPSLTVPECAICLQSCVHPVSLPCKHVFCYLCVKGASWLGKRCALCRQEIPEDFLDKPTLLSPEELKAASRGNGEYAWYYEGRNGWWQYDERTSRELEDAFSKGKKSTEMLIAGFLYVADLENMVQYRRNEHGRRRKIKRDIIDIPKKGVAGLRLDCDSNTVNLARESSADGADSVSAQSGPSIQPLASSTVRPLTSVDGPLASPATPSPDASTSLEDSFAHLQLSGDSIAERSHRGEGEDHESPSLGRVPAPDTSMEEAESDASSDSEDGAAFAAQHSLTQQRLVAPNANQTVSDRSGNDRPVAGGGTVSVRSRRPDGQCTVTEV, from the coding sequence GATGGCTGGCTGTGGCGAAATTGATCACTCGATAAACATGCTTCCTACAAATAGGAAACCCAACGAGTCCTGTTCTAATACCACACCTTCTCTAACTGTCCCTGAATGTGCCATTTGTCTACAAAGCTGTGTTCACCCAGTCAGTCTGCCTTGTAAGCATGTTTTCTGCTATCTGTGTGTAAAAGGAGCTTCTTGGCTTGGAAAGAGGTGTGCCCTGTGTCGACAAGAAATTCCTGAGGATTTCCTTGACAAGCCAACCTTGTTGTCACCCGAAGAACTGAAGGCAGCAAGTAGAGGAAACGGAGAATATGCTTGGTATTATGAAGGAAGAAATGGGTGGTGGCAGTATGATGAGCGTACTAGTAGAGAGCTGGAAGACGCTTTTTCCAAAGGTAAAAAGAGCACTGAAATGTTAATTGCTGGGTTTCTGTATGTTGCTGATCTTGAAAATATGGTTCAATATAGGAGAAATGAGCATGGACGTCGCAGGAAGATTAAACGGGATATAATTGATATACCAAAGAAGGGAGTAGCTGGACTTAGGTTGGACTGTGACTCTAATACTGTAAACCTAGCGAGGGAGAGCTCTGCTGATGGCGCGGACAGTGTGTCAGCACAGAGTGGACCCTCCATTCAGCCTCTAGCATCATCTACTGTGAGGCCACTAACATCAGTAGATGGTCCGTTAGCAAGCCCTGCAACACCATCCCCCGATGCAAGCACTTCTCTGGAAGACTCTTTTGCTCATTTGCAACTCAGTGGAGACAGCATAGCTGAAAGGAGTCACAGGGGTGAAGGAGAAGACCACGAATCTCCATCTTTAGGCAGGGTACCCGCGCCAGACACCTCCATGGAAGAAGCGGAGTCAGACGCCAGTAGCGACAGTGAAGACGGCGCCGCATTTGCTGCACAGCACTCCTTGACCCAACAGAGACTTGTGGCTCCGAATGCAAACCAGACAGTATCTGATCGATCCGGAAATGACCGACCAGTAGCAGGTGGTGGAACAGTGAGTGTCAGATCCAGAAGGCCTGATGGACAGTGCACTGTAACTGAGGTTTAA
- the RNF146 gene encoding E3 ubiquitin-protein ligase RNF146 isoform X2 codes for MMAGCGEIDHSINMLPTNRKPNESCSNTTPSLTVPECAICLQSCVHPVSLPCKHVFCYLCVKGASWLGKRCALCRQEIPEDFLDKPTLLSPEELKAASRGNGEYAWYYEGRNGWWQYDERTSRELEDAFSKGKKSTEMLIAGFLYVADLENMVQYRRNEHGRRRKIKRDIIDIPKKGVAGLRLDCDSNTVNLARESSADGADSVSAQSGPSIQPLASSTVRPLTSVDGPLASPATPSPDASTSLEDSFAHLQLSGDSIAERSHRGEGEDHESPSLGRVPAPDTSMEEAESDASSDSEDGAAFAAQHSLTQQRLVAPNANQTVSDRSGNDRPVAGGGTVSVRSRRPDGQCTVTEV; via the exons AT GATGGCTGGCTGTGGCGAAATTGATCACTCGATAAACATGCTTCCTACAAATAGGAAACCCAACGAGTCCTGTTCTAATACCACACCTTCTCTAACTGTCCCTGAATGTGCCATTTGTCTACAAAGCTGTGTTCACCCAGTCAGTCTGCCTTGTAAGCATGTTTTCTGCTATCTGTGTGTAAAAGGAGCTTCTTGGCTTGGAAAGAGGTGTGCCCTGTGTCGACAAGAAATTCCTGAGGATTTCCTTGACAAGCCAACCTTGTTGTCACCCGAAGAACTGAAGGCAGCAAGTAGAGGAAACGGAGAATATGCTTGGTATTATGAAGGAAGAAATGGGTGGTGGCAGTATGATGAGCGTACTAGTAGAGAGCTGGAAGACGCTTTTTCCAAAGGTAAAAAGAGCACTGAAATGTTAATTGCTGGGTTTCTGTATGTTGCTGATCTTGAAAATATGGTTCAATATAGGAGAAATGAGCATGGACGTCGCAGGAAGATTAAACGGGATATAATTGATATACCAAAGAAGGGAGTAGCTGGACTTAGGTTGGACTGTGACTCTAATACTGTAAACCTAGCGAGGGAGAGCTCTGCTGATGGCGCGGACAGTGTGTCAGCACAGAGTGGACCCTCCATTCAGCCTCTAGCATCATCTACTGTGAGGCCACTAACATCAGTAGATGGTCCGTTAGCAAGCCCTGCAACACCATCCCCCGATGCAAGCACTTCTCTGGAAGACTCTTTTGCTCATTTGCAACTCAGTGGAGACAGCATAGCTGAAAGGAGTCACAGGGGTGAAGGAGAAGACCACGAATCTCCATCTTTAGGCAGGGTACCCGCGCCAGACACCTCCATGGAAGAAGCGGAGTCAGACGCCAGTAGCGACAGTGAAGACGGCGCCGCATTTGCTGCACAGCACTCCTTGACCCAACAGAGACTTGTGGCTCCGAATGCAAACCAGACAGTATCTGATCGATCCGGAAATGACCGACCAGTAGCAGGTGGTGGAACAGTGAGTGTCAGATCCAGAAGGCCTGATGGACAGTGCACTGTAACTGAGGTTTAA
- the RNF146 gene encoding E3 ubiquitin-protein ligase RNF146 isoform X3 yields MAGCGEIDHSINMLPTNRKPNESCSNTTPSLTVPECAICLQSCVHPVSLPCKHVFCYLCVKGASWLGKRCALCRQEIPEDFLDKPTLLSPEELKAASRGNGEYAWYYEGRNGWWQYDERTSRELEDAFSKGKKSTEMLIAGFLYVADLENMVQYRRNEHGRRRKIKRDIIDIPKKGVAGLRLDCDSNTVNLARESSADGADSVSAQSGPSIQPLASSTVRPLTSVDGPLASPATPSPDASTSLEDSFAHLQLSGDSIAERSHRGEGEDHESPSLGRVPAPDTSMEEAESDASSDSEDGAAFAAQHSLTQQRLVAPNANQTVSDRSGNDRPVAGGGTVSVRSRRPDGQCTVTEV; encoded by the coding sequence ATGGCTGGCTGTGGCGAAATTGATCACTCGATAAACATGCTTCCTACAAATAGGAAACCCAACGAGTCCTGTTCTAATACCACACCTTCTCTAACTGTCCCTGAATGTGCCATTTGTCTACAAAGCTGTGTTCACCCAGTCAGTCTGCCTTGTAAGCATGTTTTCTGCTATCTGTGTGTAAAAGGAGCTTCTTGGCTTGGAAAGAGGTGTGCCCTGTGTCGACAAGAAATTCCTGAGGATTTCCTTGACAAGCCAACCTTGTTGTCACCCGAAGAACTGAAGGCAGCAAGTAGAGGAAACGGAGAATATGCTTGGTATTATGAAGGAAGAAATGGGTGGTGGCAGTATGATGAGCGTACTAGTAGAGAGCTGGAAGACGCTTTTTCCAAAGGTAAAAAGAGCACTGAAATGTTAATTGCTGGGTTTCTGTATGTTGCTGATCTTGAAAATATGGTTCAATATAGGAGAAATGAGCATGGACGTCGCAGGAAGATTAAACGGGATATAATTGATATACCAAAGAAGGGAGTAGCTGGACTTAGGTTGGACTGTGACTCTAATACTGTAAACCTAGCGAGGGAGAGCTCTGCTGATGGCGCGGACAGTGTGTCAGCACAGAGTGGACCCTCCATTCAGCCTCTAGCATCATCTACTGTGAGGCCACTAACATCAGTAGATGGTCCGTTAGCAAGCCCTGCAACACCATCCCCCGATGCAAGCACTTCTCTGGAAGACTCTTTTGCTCATTTGCAACTCAGTGGAGACAGCATAGCTGAAAGGAGTCACAGGGGTGAAGGAGAAGACCACGAATCTCCATCTTTAGGCAGGGTACCCGCGCCAGACACCTCCATGGAAGAAGCGGAGTCAGACGCCAGTAGCGACAGTGAAGACGGCGCCGCATTTGCTGCACAGCACTCCTTGACCCAACAGAGACTTGTGGCTCCGAATGCAAACCAGACAGTATCTGATCGATCCGGAAATGACCGACCAGTAGCAGGTGGTGGAACAGTGAGTGTCAGATCCAGAAGGCCTGATGGACAGTGCACTGTAACTGAGGTTTAA